From the genome of Mixophyes fleayi isolate aMixFle1 chromosome 2, aMixFle1.hap1, whole genome shotgun sequence, one region includes:
- the LOC142140015 gene encoding ecto-ADP-ribosyltransferase 5-like: MMLKILGAFCTLHLLSSIQLSCQAVDLTMMSDAFDDQYIGCAREMEREIPKILEQEKKYRQFAIMWYLAEQTWMKIKQYNILPPDFKDEYGIAIILYTKESPFPIYQQLNRNMSIAGRSRKHYMNKFNFKALHFYLTRGLQVLGTGCEGRSQAYRGTWMSYNNVSPNIRFGHFASSSLNPKIALRFGTKTQFTIFTCYGVNIENFSDFKEQEVLIPVTEKFDTIKKSETAYVLRSTGQHCSYYNCAYLGGEKRKKPICSSAPGMFLYSDSRTLLILSGLTVILNVVFTKLS; the protein is encoded by the exons ATGATGCTGAAAATACTGGGAGCTTTCTGTACCCTCCACTTGTTATCATCAATACAG CTGAGCTGTCAAGCTGTGGATTTGACCATGATGTCGGATGCGTTCGATGATCAGTATATCGGCTGCGCACGGGAAATGGAGCGTGAAATCCCAAAGATATTGGAACAGGAAAAGAAATACAGGCAGTTTGCCATAATGTGGTATTTAGCAGAACAAACCTggatgaaaataaaacaatataacattttaccGCCTGACTTTAAGGATGAGTATGGAATAGCCATTATACTGTACACTAAGGAAAGCCCCTTCCCCATCTACCAGCAGCTGAATAGAAACATGTCCATAGCTGGGCGCTCTCGGAAACATTACATGAACAAATTTAATTTCAAGGCTCTTCACTTCTACCTGACGAGAGGTTTACAGGTCCTGGGCACCGGCTGTGAGGGGAGATCCCAGGCTTATCGAGGGACTTGGATGAGTTACAACAATGTATCACCAAACATCCGATTTGGGCATTTTGCGTCATCATCTCTCAACCCAAAGATTGCTCTGAGATTTGGAACAAAAACGCAGTTCACTATATTCACATGTTATGGTGTAAATATTGAAAATTTCTCAGACTTTAAAGAACAAGAAGTTTTAATTCCAGTAACAGAAAAGTTTGACACTATAAAAAAATCTGAAACCGCTTATGTTCTAAGAAGCACTGGTCAGCACTGCAGCTACTATAACTGTGCGTacttaggag gagaaaaaagaaagaaacctaTTTGCAGCTCTG CTCCGGGAATGTTCCTGTATTCTGACTCCAGGACTCTGCTAATCCTTAGTGGACTGACGGTCATCCTGAATGTTGTATTCACTAAACTGTCCTGA